Proteins from a single region of Cytophagaceae bacterium:
- a CDS encoding imidazolonepropionase — MKLIGPFSQILTLDNIPLKGAVKDEALEILPEAGVLVEHGMIIKTGDFNSLRKEYKEAEIEEVDQKNVLLPGFVDCHTHSCFAGSRAMDFAERNAGSSYLEIAQQGGGIWSTVTATRKSSAIELKQLTESRVNGFLKNGITTIEIKSGYGLSVEEEIKILKVINQLDTSADVVTTCLAAHVKPRDFDGSTEEYLDYLIKKLLPEIKNLTQRIDIFTEKSAFGIEESTRYLQQAKEMGFKITVHADQFTAGSAQMAVKLGALSADHLEASTDEDIKILANSETVAVALPGASIGLGEPFAPARKLLDAGACVAIASDYNPGSAPMGDLLTQASILATYQKLSTAEVLAGLTFRAAKALDLYNIGKISSGFQADFQAYSCVDYREILYHQGSLKPEAVWKKGKKI, encoded by the coding sequence ATGAAACTCATCGGTCCGTTTTCACAAATTCTGACATTAGATAATATTCCACTCAAAGGGGCGGTAAAAGATGAGGCTTTGGAAATATTGCCCGAGGCTGGTGTACTCGTAGAGCATGGAATGATCATAAAAACTGGGGATTTCAATTCGTTGAGAAAAGAATACAAAGAAGCTGAAATAGAGGAAGTTGATCAAAAAAATGTCTTGCTGCCTGGTTTTGTGGATTGCCATACGCACAGCTGCTTTGCAGGTTCCCGGGCTATGGATTTTGCAGAAAGGAATGCAGGGAGCAGCTACCTCGAAATCGCCCAACAAGGCGGTGGAATATGGAGTACGGTGACTGCAACGAGGAAGTCTTCGGCCATTGAATTGAAGCAATTAACAGAAAGTCGGGTCAACGGTTTTTTGAAAAATGGGATTACCACCATAGAAATAAAATCTGGCTATGGGCTGTCGGTGGAAGAGGAAATCAAGATTTTGAAAGTAATAAACCAGTTGGATACCAGTGCCGATGTGGTAACTACCTGCCTTGCTGCACATGTAAAACCACGTGATTTTGATGGCTCTACTGAAGAATACCTTGATTATTTGATCAAAAAACTACTCCCGGAAATCAAAAATTTAACTCAGAGAATTGATATTTTCACTGAAAAATCGGCTTTCGGGATTGAGGAATCGACCAGATATCTGCAACAGGCCAAAGAGATGGGTTTTAAAATAACCGTACATGCCGACCAGTTTACAGCGGGTTCGGCACAGATGGCCGTAAAACTGGGGGCACTATCCGCCGACCACCTGGAAGCGAGCACCGACGAAGATATAAAGATATTGGCGAACTCAGAAACGGTCGCTGTGGCTTTGCCCGGTGCATCAATAGGCTTGGGGGAACCCTTTGCTCCTGCAAGAAAACTACTGGATGCAGGTGCTTGTGTGGCCATAGCCTCAGACTACAACCCCGGGTCAGCACCTATGGGCGATTTGTTGACACAGGCATCGATTCTGGCAACTTATCAAAAACTCAGCACGGCAGAAGTGTTGGCAGGATTGACTTTCAGGGCAGCAAAAGCACTTGATTTATATAATATTGGTAAAATATCATCTGGCTTTCAGGCTGATTTTCAAGCTTACTCCTGTGTTGACTATCGCGAGATTCTGTATCATCAGGGAAGTTTAAAGCCTGAAGCAGTTTGGAAAAAGGGGAAGAAAATTTGA
- a CDS encoding flavin reductase family protein: protein MKIKSYPSILYFGTPVVLISSKNPNNSDNLAPASSIFWLGWRCVIGLGAGSQTSKNLLRTGQCVLNLPSADLVDSVNKLAKTTGRYPVPEAKIQKGYFFVENKFEHAGFSSEFSETVEPLRVKECAVQLEATVESSYSLAANDEIQKGKILIFELKINRVYLEKDILLNENPDRVDPDKWKPLIMSFQEFYTLGEKINYSTLAEIPETLYNTPDRAMAMKN, encoded by the coding sequence ATGAAAATCAAAAGTTATCCTTCAATTCTTTATTTCGGAACTCCCGTAGTGTTAATCAGTTCAAAAAACCCCAATAATTCAGACAACCTGGCCCCGGCATCTTCCATTTTTTGGCTGGGGTGGCGATGTGTAATTGGTCTTGGTGCCGGTTCTCAAACTTCCAAAAATCTACTCAGAACCGGGCAATGTGTACTTAATCTTCCTTCTGCCGATTTAGTGGATTCAGTTAATAAATTGGCTAAAACTACAGGAAGATACCCTGTTCCGGAAGCTAAAATTCAAAAGGGGTATTTTTTTGTAGAGAATAAATTTGAACATGCGGGTTTTTCTTCGGAATTTTCAGAAACGGTTGAGCCATTAAGGGTAAAAGAATGTGCGGTTCAGTTGGAGGCGACTGTAGAATCATCCTACTCACTGGCAGCAAATGATGAAATCCAAAAAGGTAAAATTCTGATTTTTGAGCTAAAAATCAATAGGGTGTACCTTGAAAAAGACATTCTGCTAAATGAAAATCCTGATCGGGTTGATCCCGACAAATGGAAGCCTTTGATTATGAGTTTTCAGGAGTTTTACACTTTGGGAGAAAAGATAAATTACTCTACACTTGCTGAAATACCTGAAACGCTATATAATACTCCCGACAGGGCTATGGCAATGAAAAACTAA
- the hutG gene encoding formimidoylglutamase, with translation MKGNSLIWTGRTDGDGEEHLRWHQVMQYEINPETQMVILGFACDEGVRRNKGRIGAKSGPDALRNACSNFPVHKKLNVADLGDIICENQNLEKAQEELATHVAEIQNQNLKSIVFGGGHEVMYGHFSGLRKAYPGQKIGIINFDAHFDNRSIIPKTGPTSGTGFWQIAQTDPNHAYLAIGIQENSNTRALFDFADQSGMQYLLGKDFHLKNEERILAVIHQFIADIDVLYVTVCMDVFSAAFAPGVSATAYNGLIPDTFFQDIFRKIIWDQKLKAFDIAELNPVFDFDHRTAKLGASLVFEVINAKN, from the coding sequence ATGAAGGGAAATTCATTAATTTGGACCGGAAGAACTGATGGCGATGGGGAAGAGCATTTGCGGTGGCACCAAGTGATGCAATATGAGATAAATCCTGAAACGCAAATGGTGATTCTGGGATTTGCCTGTGACGAAGGGGTAAGGCGTAACAAAGGAAGAATTGGTGCCAAAAGTGGCCCGGACGCACTCAGGAATGCCTGTTCAAATTTTCCGGTTCATAAAAAACTGAATGTTGCAGATCTGGGCGATATCATCTGTGAAAATCAAAACCTCGAAAAAGCTCAGGAAGAATTGGCGACTCATGTGGCTGAAATACAAAATCAAAATTTGAAAAGTATAGTTTTTGGGGGTGGACACGAGGTAATGTACGGGCATTTTTCTGGCCTTAGAAAGGCTTACCCGGGTCAGAAAATTGGTATCATAAATTTCGATGCACATTTTGACAACCGATCAATAATACCCAAAACCGGCCCTACCTCAGGCACCGGATTCTGGCAAATTGCACAAACCGACCCAAACCATGCCTATCTGGCTATCGGAATTCAGGAAAACTCCAATACCCGGGCACTTTTTGATTTTGCCGATCAATCAGGTATGCAATATCTTTTAGGCAAGGATTTTCATTTAAAAAACGAAGAGAGAATTTTGGCGGTAATTCACCAATTTATTGCAGATATTGATGTGCTTTATGTGACGGTTTGTATGGATGTTTTCTCGGCTGCATTTGCTCCGGGTGTGAGTGCGACCGCATACAATGGGTTGATTCCTGATACATTTTTTCAGGATATTTTCAGAAAAATTATTTGGGATCAAAAACTCAAAGCTTTTGATATTGCTGAGCTAAACCCGGTTTTTGATTTCGACCACCGCACAGCCAAATTAGGTGCATCGCTGGTTTTTGAAGTAATAAATGCCAAAAATTGA
- a CDS encoding glycoside hydrolase family 140 protein — MKHFAWALLLFLGVNSTYAQGFEVSQNGRFIIKDKQPFLWVGDTAWELFHALDRDSATYYLKRRAEQGFTVIQAVVLAELDGIHAPNAHGHTPLLNDDPTSPNEAYFEHVDFVIDKAAEFGLNIGLLPTWGDKIFKDKWGAGPEIFNPENARKYGFWIGNRYKNRKNIIWILGGDRNPRSGTQDKEIWNAMAAGLAEAYGGNDKVLIGYHPQPNKEGASEWFHNESWFDFNMFQTGHCRDTEVYDLIGKSYKRQPTKPVIDGEPIYEDHPVCFNAKELGTTNAFDVRKALYLDVFAGAFGYTYGCHDIWQFHRPGASPVNGPHFYWKQAMELPAANQVKFLRKLLESQPLLERVPDQSLIFENNLSAHDRIQAARGKDYIWVYSAVGKPFTVVLGKISGNSLKAKWLNPRNGEIKEAGDYKNQGKQKFTPPTSGYGQDWVLILEKTGQK, encoded by the coding sequence ATGAAACATTTCGCTTGGGCCTTGCTGCTTTTTTTAGGTGTTAATAGTACCTATGCTCAAGGTTTTGAAGTAAGTCAAAACGGCCGGTTTATTATAAAAGACAAACAGCCCTTTTTGTGGGTAGGGGATACCGCCTGGGAGCTGTTTCATGCACTTGACCGCGACTCGGCAACTTATTACCTCAAACGACGGGCTGAGCAAGGCTTTACTGTGATTCAGGCAGTAGTTTTGGCCGAACTCGATGGCATTCACGCTCCCAATGCTCATGGACATACGCCTTTGCTCAACGACGATCCTACTTCTCCCAATGAGGCGTATTTTGAACATGTTGATTTTGTGATTGACAAGGCGGCAGAATTTGGACTGAATATCGGCTTGCTACCCACATGGGGAGATAAAATATTTAAGGATAAATGGGGAGCAGGGCCTGAAATTTTTAATCCTGAAAATGCCAGAAAATATGGCTTTTGGATAGGAAATAGGTACAAAAATCGAAAAAATATCATCTGGATATTAGGAGGAGACCGAAATCCAAGGTCCGGCACTCAAGACAAGGAAATCTGGAATGCAATGGCAGCCGGTTTAGCGGAAGCTTATGGTGGAAATGATAAGGTTTTAATAGGCTATCACCCCCAGCCCAATAAAGAAGGTGCCTCAGAATGGTTTCATAATGAGTCCTGGTTTGACTTTAATATGTTTCAGACCGGGCATTGCCGCGATACCGAAGTATATGATTTGATAGGTAAATCCTACAAAAGACAACCTACAAAACCTGTGATTGACGGTGAGCCCATTTACGAAGATCATCCCGTATGTTTTAACGCCAAAGAACTGGGCACAACTAATGCTTTTGATGTGAGGAAGGCATTGTATCTGGATGTATTCGCAGGTGCTTTTGGCTATACCTATGGCTGTCATGATATCTGGCAATTTCATCGGCCTGGGGCTAGTCCGGTCAATGGGCCCCATTTTTATTGGAAACAAGCCATGGAATTGCCTGCAGCCAATCAGGTGAAATTTTTAAGAAAATTATTGGAATCACAGCCTCTTTTGGAAAGAGTTCCTGATCAATCTTTGATTTTTGAAAACAATCTCTCAGCCCACGACCGCATACAGGCAGCTCGTGGAAAAGATTATATATGGGTTTACAGTGCTGTTGGAAAGCCTTTTACGGTAGTTTTGGGTAAAATATCAGGTAATAGCCTGAAGGCCAAATGGCTCAACCCCAGGAATGGAGAAATAAAAGAAGCTGGCGATTATAAAAACCAGGGCAAACAAAAATTTACACCCCCAACCTCAGGCTATGGACAAGATTGGGTTTTGATTTTGGAAAAAACCGGGCAAAAATGA
- a CDS encoding urocanate hydratase — translation MDTKTIAFLEKYASHPAYHAPRGTELNAKSWQTEAPLRMMLNNLDKEVAENPAEFVVYGGIGQAVRNRESLEKIIEILLELDENHSLLVQSGKPVGIVRTHPQAPRVLIANSNLVPAWATWEHFNELKEKNLMMYGQMTAGSWIYIGSQGILQGTYETFMECGRQHFEGDLRGKLIVSGGLGGMGGAQPLAATMAGATFLGVDVDLERIKKRLETRYIDRMTDSFEEAINWINEAKNKGENLSVGLVGDIGDVLEKMLEINMVPEVLTDQTSAHDPINGYVPNGLSLTEALNLRKADSKKYHELSLKSMARHVGFMLQFQKRGSVVFDYGNNLREFARQGGEPNAFNFPGFTPAFIRQLFCEGKGPFRWVALSGNPEDIFTTDKALIEAFPENTGMINWLKQAREKIAFQGLPSRICWLGMGEREKAGLIFNELVKTGKVKAPIVIGRDHLDCGSVASPNRETEAMLDGSDAVSDWPLLNLMSNATGGATWISFHHGGGVGMGYSQHAGMVVLADGTERAEECLKRVLFNDPAMGIFRHADAGYDKAKAWGEKFGLNVW, via the coding sequence ATGGATACGAAGACCATTGCATTTCTTGAAAAATATGCCAGTCATCCGGCCTATCATGCACCCAGAGGAACTGAACTCAATGCCAAAAGCTGGCAAACAGAGGCCCCGCTACGGATGATGCTCAATAACCTGGACAAAGAAGTAGCCGAAAATCCTGCTGAATTTGTAGTATATGGAGGAATAGGCCAGGCCGTTAGAAACAGAGAAAGTCTGGAGAAAATCATAGAAATATTGCTTGAACTCGATGAAAACCATTCACTGTTGGTGCAATCGGGCAAACCGGTGGGTATTGTACGCACCCATCCACAAGCCCCGAGGGTATTGATAGCCAACAGCAATCTGGTACCTGCCTGGGCTACCTGGGAGCATTTCAATGAACTCAAAGAAAAAAACCTGATGATGTATGGCCAGATGACGGCCGGAAGTTGGATTTATATAGGCTCGCAGGGCATATTGCAGGGTACGTATGAGACCTTTATGGAATGTGGTCGCCAACATTTTGAAGGCGACCTGCGGGGAAAACTTATCGTTTCGGGTGGATTGGGCGGCATGGGTGGTGCACAGCCTTTGGCAGCCACTATGGCCGGAGCAACGTTCTTAGGAGTGGATGTGGATCTGGAAAGGATTAAAAAACGTCTGGAAACCCGTTACATCGACCGCATGACAGATTCTTTTGAGGAAGCCATAAATTGGATAAATGAAGCAAAAAACAAGGGTGAAAATCTTTCGGTTGGTTTGGTAGGCGACATTGGAGATGTTTTGGAAAAAATGTTGGAAATCAACATGGTACCAGAGGTTCTTACTGATCAGACATCCGCCCATGACCCTATCAATGGCTATGTGCCTAATGGATTAAGTTTAACTGAAGCCCTAAATTTACGAAAAGCTGATTCGAAAAAATATCATGAATTGTCGCTGAAAAGCATGGCCAGACATGTGGGCTTTATGCTCCAATTTCAAAAACGTGGCTCGGTAGTATTTGACTATGGCAACAATTTGAGAGAATTTGCCCGTCAAGGTGGCGAGCCCAATGCATTTAATTTTCCGGGGTTTACACCTGCGTTTATCCGTCAGCTTTTTTGTGAGGGCAAAGGGCCGTTTCGGTGGGTTGCACTTTCGGGTAATCCGGAGGATATTTTCACTACTGATAAAGCCTTAATAGAGGCTTTCCCCGAAAACACCGGAATGATAAACTGGCTGAAACAAGCCAGGGAAAAAATAGCATTTCAAGGTTTGCCATCGAGGATATGTTGGCTAGGAATGGGCGAAAGGGAAAAGGCAGGACTGATTTTTAATGAGCTGGTCAAAACCGGAAAAGTGAAAGCTCCGATTGTGATTGGCCGGGATCATCTGGACTGCGGCTCAGTGGCATCGCCCAACCGCGAAACCGAGGCCATGCTCGACGGCTCTGATGCAGTATCGGACTGGCCACTGCTCAACCTGATGTCAAATGCTACGGGTGGTGCTACGTGGATATCGTTCCATCATGGTGGTGGTGTGGGCATGGGGTATTCGCAACACGCAGGTATGGTGGTATTGGCAGACGGCACCGAGCGGGCTGAGGAGTGTCTCAAGCGGGTTTTGTTCAATGACCCTGCTATGGGGATTTTCCGACATGCTGATGCCGGATACGACAAAGCCAAAGCCTGGGGAGAGAAATTTGGCTTGAACGTGTGGTAA
- a CDS encoding methylated-DNA--[protein]-cysteine S-methyltransferase: MDAKHQFNFERISKAIGYIETAFKSQPNLYEIAERVHLSPFHFQRLFKEWAGVSPKRFLQYISLEHAKNLLADQNSIFDVAFQTGFSGTSRLHDLFVNIEGMTPAEYKNGGKNLMINYSFAESLFGNLIVASTSKGICHMAFEEDESAALQNLIYRFPNAVFQRKLDLIQQDALFVFRNDWSNLPKIKLHLHGTEFQLKVWESLLKIPSGKLSTYGRVAENIGHIGASRAVGTAIGSNPVAFLIPCHRVIQSTGSFGGYRWGTPRKTAIIGWESAREYQEI, from the coding sequence ATGGACGCAAAACATCAGTTCAACTTCGAGAGGATAAGCAAAGCAATTGGTTATATTGAGACAGCGTTTAAGTCACAGCCTAACCTCTATGAAATCGCCGAAAGGGTACATTTGAGTCCATTTCATTTTCAGAGACTTTTCAAAGAATGGGCCGGGGTTAGCCCAAAGCGATTTTTGCAATATATAAGCCTGGAACATGCTAAAAATCTCTTAGCAGATCAAAATTCAATTTTTGATGTTGCATTTCAAACTGGCTTTTCAGGCACGAGCCGGCTGCATGATCTTTTTGTTAATATTGAAGGGATGACGCCTGCTGAATATAAAAACGGGGGAAAAAATCTCATGATTAACTACAGTTTTGCTGAAAGCCTGTTTGGAAATCTTATAGTAGCCTCTACTTCTAAAGGTATATGTCACATGGCTTTTGAAGAAGATGAATCCGCTGCTTTACAAAACCTCATTTACAGATTTCCGAATGCTGTTTTTCAAAGAAAACTTGATTTAATCCAACAAGATGCACTATTTGTTTTCAGGAATGATTGGAGCAATTTACCTAAAATCAAATTGCATCTCCATGGCACCGAGTTTCAGTTGAAAGTTTGGGAATCACTTTTGAAAATACCTTCAGGCAAACTATCGACCTATGGAAGAGTAGCTGAAAATATCGGCCACATTGGAGCCTCCAGGGCAGTTGGTACCGCTATTGGCAGCAATCCTGTTGCATTTTTAATTCCTTGCCACCGGGTTATTCAGTCAACCGGGTCGTTTGGAGGATACCGATGGGGTACCCCACGAAAAACTGCAATTATCGGCTGGGAATCTGCCAGAGAATACCAGGAAATTTAA